ACCCAATCGAGTATGAAAATATTGGCACAATCGCAAGGCCTCACAAAGACACAAACCACATTCAAGCATTGTTTGAGGTCTATCACAAGATTGAAGTCAAGACGTCACATGATCAAGTGCATGGAGATCTCATTAAGCATCAATGACAGCTAGCTGACGATGGCATGTGTATATTTCTTTAATCCATTTTTTATTTGAGCAATTTATTCCATTAGATTATTTGTTGCATTTTGATTTTTTTATCCGGATTAATGTTGTAACTGTTGAATTGATGAAATGTTGATTTTTGTGTACTTTATTTTTTATCTATTATCTCATAGATCCAAAGCATCTAGCTCAATTTCAAATATGAAGTTGCTTACCACACATCTCATGTGGTGATGAAATGTTGAATTGGATGTCGATGAGTACATAAAAAAAGCAAAAATATAAATTATAAAGGCTTCATATGATGACACGCTTTAAAAAAATTAACGAATGCCGCGAATCAACCGGAGTTCAAGTCCTAAacttgacattggtgctcgcattttcttggatttattttaGGCCTTCAAGCGATGTGGattcagtgagaggagacgtttCTGTCGACTACAGACTGCGACGACTTCGTTAATCTCAACATGATGTGAGGTTTGAGTTTCTCGGAAGTGATCATAGGAGTAGGACGTGCGTGCAATATAAATTAATTAACAAACGCCTTCCtctcataaaaaaataaaaataaaaattgaacGCCTATAGtcgactctgctagagttgctccaAGCTCGAGCCCATTAACCGTCAGGCAGGGACAGACCGAGACCGAGCTCGAAACCCTCTTCCGCTGCCCTGCCTAAACCCCACCGCCGAAATGCTCCTTCGCTCGCTCCTCCGCCGCGGCGCCGCCGCGGTTTCGGCCGGCGGCGGCCGCGCTCCCGCCGCGCGCCCGGACCCGCCCGCTTCCCTAGCTTCCCTCCTCCTGGCCTCCCGCTCCTACGCGAAGGCCAAGGGTGGGGGCAAGCCGGCGGCGTCCACTAGTAACCGTGGCAAGGTCCGTGTCAAGGATCCCAAAGGCGTGGCGTCTGAGGACGCATCCGCTTCAGGGGAATCCGCCGCATCCGCTGGCGGGGCAGACGAGATCGACGCCGAGTTCGAGATGCCCACCGACCCGCTGCCCCCGACCTACGACCCGGCGCTCGACGTCGGGCCCGGCGGTCGGCCGCTCTTCGCCTTCACCGACACCTTTGCGTCCTTCTCCCACCGCGGCGTCAATGCCTACGTCGATTTCACGTACGCACCCATCCTCTTCCCTCGCCCATTGTCTTCTCGATTGGATCCAAATGCGGCGATGCGCGTGGTTACGTTTAGATGTATTCGTTTTGTTTGTCAAGTTCGGCTATCGGTTCTCATTCTCGTGGCAATTTTGGTGCTAAttacaccaaataaaatgaagtttAATACTAGATGCCGCTGGTTAAATTGTGACACTGAAGTTTGTACTGATAAGGAAAATATAGATGGGGACTTTGTAAGCATATGGATGTGACTAGGTGTAAGGTTGTATGCCCTGCAATTTTTTCTATTTGTGTTGCTTCATCTCTAATCTAATGGTGAAGTATTTATGTGTTCTGCTGCCATTTAGACTTTCCCTTGGTTTAGTAATGTTCAAAGGTTGATGCCATGGTCACAAGCTTAGCAGGCTCATTCTACGTGATGATTTCCCCAAATGAACTATGTTGCGGATAGTCTAAACATGTGTATTTGTTTAATGCAATAGTTCCTTGTATCAAACTGTAGTATTTTTAGTCTTCTTTTACAGCATCTTTTTTGTGTAATAATTTGTTATACCTGTTGCACTGTTTATTTCATCCGATGCAAGCGATTGTTTACTATCATGCCTGCAATAAAAGGTCAGTTATTGGACATGTAGGATCTGAGATGCTAATTATGATTATGGTCGAGCTCTCGGGTGTTAGTTGAGAACCCTTTTTGGGATATTAAGTATTTCTTTTCTGTCCGTTGTTTCAGTTTGGATGAATGGAAAGCCATGTTACCAGAGGGATTGCCAGCAGGGATGATGAAGGAGTTTCAAGACACGAGGCGGTGCGCTGTGATGGTGAGGGAAAGCTTCCTAGACCTTCGGGATAACTTCCGGAGAATTGTTGATCCGGCCATTACTGCCAAACGCAAAGGTGCGTATATGCTTCTGTGATGTCATGTTACAGTAGCATATGCAATACTTGTAGTTTGCCTTGTCAAGTCTTAATATTTCTTAGATGAACAACAGTAATATTTATTGGTTTATTTGCATCCTACAGTAATATTGTCATTGATTGAGCCATCACACTATTCATTCGTGTTCCCTTAGTTATTTCATTTGTGTTCCCTTAGTGAATTGACATACCCCTAACTGCCCGTGATTCGTCGATGATTTTCGTGTAAGGTAATTCAAAACTAAAAATATTTTATTACGATCTTTGAGAGTCGATTTCTTTAATAGCTATAATATCAAGAAGTGAAAAAGAGCAACTGAGATCAGGTTACTTATCTGTAGAGTTCTTTTTTTCCCAGCAAGACCATTTACAAAAGGTTTTTAATCCATTCTTTGATTCTTTTATAATTTAAAACAAACTCTGATTTGATAGTGGTGCACAAGGCAGAACTTGGAATATGCCTTCATGATTGATGTCGCCATTTCAAAACGGGATCGAGTACTTGCTTATACTGTATAACTTTCTAGCCTGTGACACTCTGCTTTCTATTATCTGTAGGCATGAAGAAAATAAATCATATGTTGCTAGGGTAAATTGTGTTTGgtttgcattagaaaaaaattTATCTCCCCGGAACCCATGGGCCATGGTGTAGATTCTTTTCTATTGACTGCACATTATCATTATCAAGACATCCAATTAAAAATGATTGTGTAGGAACATGTTCCCTCTAACATTATACCCTGGATTATTAGCTTATGAACTGGCCCTAATCTTCTTCCTTTTTGTATCTGTCCTCAGATACCAAAAGACAAATTATCTTGGATGGCCCTCGGAGTTGTGGTAAAAGCATTGCACTTGCGATGCTTGTGCACTGGGCCCGTACTGAGGGATGGCTGGTGTTCTATGTTCCCCAAGGGAAGGATTGGACTCATGGAGGATTTTTCTATAGAAATACCTACAGTGATCTTTTTGATACTCCTGTACTGGCTGGAAAGGTTTTGCAGGTGCTAATGTCTACATGAGTCTGTATTTTTCTTTTTCCTCAGTATTTACTAAATTGCTTTATTGCAATATCATTATGTTCTGTTACACCTTTTCTTGTTATTTCATCTGTTCTGTCTCAGCACCCCAATTATTTTGCTAGCTTGGGCTGGTTCACCATTCATAATGTATTAAACACCTAATGCAGCATAAGTCATATATCACTTTGCATTGGTCGGTGGTCAGGGCGTATTCATTAACGTCTAAACATTTATTATCCTTTGTGAAGAAGATTCAAAATTTAAGTATACCATAAGATTGCTTCTACATTTTGCTTGTAATTTGATATTGTCTTTAAGTATTTGTTGGTCATGCtttactacaacaacaacaacaacaataacaacaacaacaacaactaagcctttagtcccaaacaagttgttAATCATGCTTTGCTTTATTAAAATTAATTGGATGGTATCTATTGGCAATGTTCCAGGGTGTGCAATGCTGCGCACATTGCGTTTACTAAATCTGTATGTGTAAGACTACTACAAAGTGTTTTTCCCCTGACCCTGAAATTGTAATCCTGTATAACTAAATAGGtgatccccactaacctatttctctcaacatgcaacaatgcCACCTCAACATGCATGGGAAAAAACCCACCTCAGCATGCAACTATGCATGGGAAAATGCTCAAATGTTTCAGTTATGCTATGCTACTTATATTCAATTATACAATAATCATACGTTTTCAGTTCATTTCATACTCCCTtggatccatattacttgtcgctcaaatgcatgtatctagcactgaaatacgtctagatacatccatttggccgacaagtaatatggaccggagggagtattattaTTTCAAATGTTCATGTTCATATAACCAAATCTCGTCGAAATATATTGCAAGCAATTCCTGGAGCAACGCATGGGgtaccatctactccctccgttcctaaatataaatctttttagagattccaatacagactacatacggagcaaaatgagtgaatctacactctaaaatatttctacatacatccatatgtagtccatattgaattCTCTAAAGAGACTTATATtgagaaacggagggagtagttatttaaTTAGGTGAACACAATTTCTTGTTGATGATTACTCACATACAATACATAACTAGGAACATGCTACTATAACTAGCTGGCTGGGTCAATAATCTCTAACTATCTGTTTCTACTGTTGCGTCAGGATTTTTTGAAATACAACGAAACCCGCTTACAGCAGTTACCATGTCAAAATTTTGAGCCTATTCCCCTGGGAGAAGGTACTGGTGTTGGAATGATGAAAGGGGCTGACACAGTGGAAATGCCAGAAGGGTCCACATTGTATGATCTCATTCAAACTGGGATAACCCACTCGCATGCTGCAGTTGGTGTTGTGGTTCGTTTAAGAAAGGAGCTATCACTTGTTAAAGATGTGCCTGTACTGTTTGCCATTGATCAGGTATGCTTGTAGTGCCCATGCATGCGGCTTCTTTCAAATGTGATGGTTATAGTGATAGTAATGATCAGTCCCAATAAATTATATTTCTTCCTTTTGCAGTATAACAGTTGGTTTACTTACACCGAGTACCAGGAGCCTGTAACTGTTAGATCCTGTCGATCAATCCATGCGAAAGAGCTTACAACGGTTTGTTGCACCAAAGCTGCTTACGTTTTTTAGCATTACCCTTCTGAAGTTGCGTCCTCTCTGAAATTGCTTGTAATTTTCTCCTTCCAAAAGTGGCAAACACCTGTGTATCCTTTCAGTCAAACTTTTCTacctttgaccaagtttgtagaaaaaactactccctccaatccatattaattaTCGCTGAATTAATACAACTTTAGTAAAAAGTTCTACTAactcagcgacaattaatatggattggagAGAGTATCAAAATCTGCAGTACTAATAAATAATATTCTCTCTTCTGTCATAGGTTATAATATACGGTTAGATACATTCGTTTCAGGGCTGTCTCCAGAAATTCGGGGCCCCGGGACAAAAAATCAAACTAGGGCCCAAAATTTCGAAATGTTTCATATGACAGAAGAACTAAGATAAATAAAACGTACTCTCACTTTATTACCACTGGTCAGGAACAAACTTAATTTCATACTATTCCTAACCTATCTCCGTGGACAAATAAATTCATGACGAAGATTCCGTGGACTAACTCAATCTGGTTCTAGTTCTGTCCCTGTCAACCTAACTTAGCGCCAGACAGGAATACA
This DNA window, taken from Triticum aestivum cultivar Chinese Spring chromosome 1D, IWGSC CS RefSeq v2.1, whole genome shotgun sequence, encodes the following:
- the LOC123181097 gene encoding uncharacterized protein; this translates as MLLRSLLRRGAAAVSAGGGRAPAARPDPPASLASLLLASRSYAKAKGGGKPAASTSNRGKVRVKDPKGVASEDASASGESAASAGGADEIDAEFEMPTDPLPPTYDPALDVGPGGRPLFAFTDTFASFSHRGVNAYVDFTLDEWKAMLPEGLPAGMMKEFQDTRRCAVMVRESFLDLRDNFRRIVDPAITAKRKDTKRQIILDGPRSCGKSIALAMLVHWARTEGWLVFYVPQGKDWTHGGFFYRNTYSDLFDTPVLAGKVLQDFLKYNETRLQQLPCQNFEPIPLGEGTGVGMMKGADTVEMPEGSTLYDLIQTGITHSHAAVGVVVRLRKELSLVKDVPVLFAIDQYNSWFTYTEYQEPVTVRSCRSIHAKELTTVNAYRSMLHNDMMVGAFSHSTAVGKLRQELPDVPSDARLIFPRYTVDEAETVCHYYMRQKIIRRESFSEEKWKKIYYLSNGNGSEMRWLAAFI